AAAATACTAGTTTAATTTCGctagtttttgtatttttttttatcgaTTCAAAGATATTGATGCTGCTGATGAATGTGCATCGGGTGATTGAGGTACACTTCCTTGTTCTTAtttctatgttctttttaaattctaatgttcttttttttaacatattatttCTGTGTCATCagcattgtttgttcttttacaTATTAATTTACAGTGTTGTGTTGAGttatttttgataaataaaataacggaATTAAAACACATTTTTAATCTTAAAAATAAATTGTATTAGAAGTATAATAACAACTTTTAAAAGAACATACACATAATTCTTTCATTGAAATATAATTTTCGTCCTTCCAAGTATCGTCGttttattaaaaagaacaaaaagaccttttaaaagaacattaatctTAAAAATAATGTTGTTCTTTATTCCAAACTTTGGTGCATGGTTCTTTTTCATTTACATTCTTTAAATAAaattgttcttttgttgttcttttacttttgtttattgttcttttcttttacttttgttGTTCTTTCACATATGTTGCTTTTTTCCCCtgtagttttctgtttttttttttattattaattttgagtttttttgttctttaattttaATGGTTTATGTTCTTTTGAGGTTTTTTGacgcttttttttaatttttcaagtATTATTATCAATATTTGACTATCTTGTTCTATTTATCCTACATTTTTCTCatgatgttctttttataaaattttaaatgagaacgaatatgttcttttcataTTTGTACCTTTTGTCTGATTTGTTAATACTAGTGTTTTACTTGATatgttcttttcaggtttttgttaatgttcttttaatttattctattatgttctttctgatttttttgttgtttttttgttgcatttttcacatgatgttctttttgaaaaatagttgTTCTCTATAATTTATCAGGGAAGAGAATATATTCTTTTCGTTTTTTACCTTTTCATTAGTTTTtttaatattagtgttcttttcaggttttggttaatgttcttttcgtttactaTATCATGTTCAATTCTTTctgatttttttgttgtttttgtattgcatttttcacatgatgttctttttgaaaaatagttgttctttttatagtttatcaggagagaaaatatattcttttcgttttttaccttttatttggttttttaacattagtgttcttttcaggttttggttaatgtttttttcgtttactctatcatgatgttctttttgaaaagtagttgttctttttatagtttatctggagagagaaaatattcttttcgttttttaccttttcattagttttttttaacattaatgttcttttcaggttttggataatgttcttttcgtttactctatcatgttctttctgtttagtttattatgttctttttcctttttttgcttttttgcgttttgctttaatatttttgcgttttggtgcaggtgTACGTAGATCTACGTGTAGGTGTGTAGATGGGGCATGGGTCGAGCAGACACAAAATTTACTCGATACGGTACGAAAGTCAGACACAATGTTTGAAAGGCACGCCAATGGATCATAGGCTGTGTAGAGAGATCATTTAAGAAATTCGATAAAAGTCAACATAAACATGATAAAACTGATTCACGCGTTTGACCTGCTTATttttaaaccattaaaaataaaatgttaaaattattaaagtgtGGCTAGCACCGCATGACAAGACACTGGGAGAGGTCCATTGTGGACCTCATTCATTGAAGATATTAAGGATAATATATCAAGTAGATAAAATCTCCTTTATTATAGACTTGGAATATATTAATTGATTCTAAGTCTATAATCAAGGAGATTATATCTCATTGATATATTATCCTTAATAGAAtatattaattgattgatttaaTCAATCAGAATAACTTAATTTAGTATAAATTTTATTCTAATATATTTAGAAACATATATAGTTAAGGATtatttactttaaataatccaacctttgagccattttccaaaaataatccaaccttttgattaTTCTGTGTTAATCTAACCTTTATACCCCTTTGACACGTAATGCTCCCAACCTGTTACGAAGCAGGTGAAGCCGGTCACTTTGCTGACGTGGCTAATAACCGTTATAAAAGTATGTGGGTCCCCTTTTTTTCCAGCTATATTTTACCCTCCCCCCATTCAAAACCTCAGTCCCCTCTTCTTCATCCCCTACTTCTTCCCCAACGCATCTTCTTCACCATTGAAGAAGGCTAagcttaaatttttttttttcaaaaaaatcaaacctGAATGGAATCTCGTAAGGGGCAAAGTTCAACTGGGTCTGGAGCTTCTCAAAATTCACGGGGTACATTGAAATGCGAGTGTGGTAATGATTCGGTTGTGCGGACTGTTAAACATGGCCCTAACATTGGAATGAAGTTCCATGGATGCCCTTTATGGCCAGTAAGTGTGCAATAATccttgattttaatttttcattcattaaattttttaatttgttgaaattaataGGTTTTAAAATTGTggaaaaattggggaaaaattcAGTATTTTCTGATGGATTGGTGTAGCGTACCACATGTCAATTTTTCAGATGGATTCTTCCTGAAAATAATCAAATTGAAGAGCTACAATGTACAATTTCGGAGAAGGATTATGTCATAGCAAAGTTGGAGGTCGAGCAACGTTTGATGGCagagaaaatcaaaaaattgcAGGTGAAGAAAGATAGCCTTGAGGAAGAGAATCAGGAAATTAAAATCGAGTTTCGCCACACACGCATTGAACTTATGAACACCTCTAGAAATGAGAAGAATTTCTCCATGGCTCTGTTATGCTCTTGGGTGTTTTTTTGCATCATAATTATGTATTTGAAGTAGTTGTTGAATTAGGACGATCACCCGACTAAGCGTTTACATTGTCTTTGTCAATTGTAATGGCTCATGGTGATGTTTAATGAAGAAGTAAAGAAGCATTTGTTTGCACAAAATTGAATGATTCAAATTGAAAGCATATGATTAATGTTTAATGTTGAACATCACAAACTGTTACAACAACAATAAACCAAAAGGAGGGCACAatgttgtttgaatccaaaatatCAGGGATTAGTGAACACCTAAATTGAAATTCCACTACAGTTTTGGCATACACAAAAGTTGTCAATCTAAACATGATATTGAGTTGTCATTCCACTGAAGTTTGGTGTACTCTTGAGCTAAATATGCTACTGAGTTGCTTGGTACACTGTCGAGGCTTGGCTTGATTGTGTTGCTTGGCTATCCACTGGTCTAGGCTGTGCATAACTACTGCCACCTTGCTGCAAATACACTTATAGGCATGAGTGACTGTATAAGGCATGCTGACAGCAAATGACATGTACTAAAAAAAAACACTTACATTGGTATATGCTGACCCATCTGAAGCAATGTACATCCCAACACCAATTGGAACCTGCAACGCAAACACAAAGAATGGACACACACAATCAGACTATCAGACCTGAAAGGAAAATAACAACAAATTCAAACCAGAACCTAGATATGACTGTCATTGTTCGTATGGAAAACCCGAGTACGCGTTTACGTGTTTaagtgtaaaaaaaaattggggaaTAAATAAAACAACACAAGGGCCTGCAAACTCACCTGGTTTCTGCCCCTTCCTCTTGCTGAAGTTGTCCTCCCTCCCCTTGACCCTCTGCCCCTTCCTCTTGCTGAAGTTGTTCTTCCTCCCCTTGAACCTGCTCCACCTCCCCTTGAACCTGCTCCACCTCGACACATTCTACCACCTCTTCCAAGTTGGGTTGGCTGTGCAGTTGCACTGTGGtgatcagttgattgttgtgGGGTAGTTGATGTAACATGTGAGTGTGAGACAGGAGGTTGACCATCTTTCCTCGGTCTACCTCTTGGCCTCTTTGGTTGTGGTTCAGTTGGGGCAGCTGGAGCAGTCTCCCTGTTGGGGCATCGTCGTTTGTTGTGGCCCTTAACATGGCATGTACTGCATGTCATCTCCATGCCAGTTCTTGTCAAAGTTCTAGGCTTCTTCGGATCCTCCGTTGGACCCTTGATCCTTTTGGTCCTAGGTCTCCCCGGTCCAATTTTAATCGGGGGAGGATCTAAAGCacggtccaccctaggccaataCCTTTCACCTTCAATAGCTGGTATTGAACCTGTACAAACAAGTAACAAATGCCAAACTCAAAACACGAGTAGAACATAAGTTACGTGTCTACGTGTTACGTGTCTAAGTGAGAACATGAAAAGTTAgaacaaaaaattacgtgtctAAGTGTTACGTGTCTAAGTGAGAACATGAAAAGTTAGAACAAAAGTTACGTGTCTAAGTGAGAACATGAAAAGTTAGAACAAAAGTTACGTGTCTAAGTGTTACGTGTCTAAGTGAGAAGTGTCTAAGTGAGAACATGCTTCCATTTGTTGTACACTGAAATAAATGAAGCACATCAGGAACTAAAACAGAAATGTACCTAAATATGCTTTcaagtagttttcccttttatAGCATCCTTCTACAAATTCTTCGGCCTCTTTGTTGAGGAAATATATATGCATGCAATGGCATGACAGCAAGGTATTCCAAGCATATTCCACATCCTACAGCTGCATGTCCTCGCTTCCAAATCAACTACCAACTGATCCAAGTAGTAGTTCACATTGAACACACTGTCAGTAGATGGAATGACCTCACAATTTGCTGCTTTAGTCTTCTCCTTCTCAAGTTTCTGCTGAATTCTAGGACACAAAACAGAACTGGACTTCTCCATCTCTTGCCTTTTTAAAACAAGCCTCTGCATCAAAGCCAATCTGATGTCTTCCAGCATGTACAACAAGTGCTTCGTCCTCGCATTTATGATATATCCGTTGAATGTTTCCGCCATGTTGCTTGTGATGGCATCTGACTTCATAGTGCAATCAAGGTAAGCTCTGCAGAACAATTTAGGGTTGTATGAGTTGAATTTAGTCACTGCTTCCTCGTTCATCTCACCAAGTTCAGCCAGTGCATCATTGAAGTCTGTCAAGTTATATGCTTTTGCAATTTTCCAAAACTGCAACTTCATTTCATCCCCTTTAAATGCCTTGTGCCAGTGAGCAAAAATGTGTCTTGCACAATGCCTATGCTCATCCTTAGGGAATACAACAGCTACACCATGGAGTATACCCTGTTATGTAGCACAAACAACACACAAAATAAGACTAACACACTAACTAAACTACTGAGGTTACTACCTACAAATCAGACATCAATGTAGCAAAGCAAACTGAAACTACTACCCATTATTCAAGCTAATTAGAAAGTAAACTGAAATTAATGAAAACATGAAGGATATTCAAAAGTGAGAACAAGAAGTAAACAAGAAGGGAACTAAAAACAAGAAGAATAAATAGTAAACTGAAAACAGATTTATACGTACCACGTGTTCATCAGAAATCAAAGCAATGCCTGAACCATCTCCTAGGTCAAGACAATTCTGAAGATGCTTCAAGAACCATTCCCAAGAATAGTTGTTCTCACCCTCAGCAACTGCCCAGGCAATGGGATACATTTGATCGTTCCCGTCTCGACCAACAGCAACCAACAACTTACCACCAAGGAAAGTCTTCAAAAAACAAGCGTCGACACATATAACCTTCTTGCACCCCTCTTTCCACCCCTTCTGCAACCCTTCAAAACATGTGAATAACCTTTGAAATACAGGTGGGATACACTCTTTGGTTGGGTCTGTGACCAACTCAATCTCCGTTCCCGGGCTAGTTGACTTTAGTGCTTCAATATACCCACCAACTTTCATGTAATGATCATGCATTGAGCCATGTAAAAAAGTGTGGGCAGAATACTTAATCTTATAAGCAAGTGTCCTCCTAATCAACACTTTGAAAGCCCTTCTCACTGCCTCCTTAATCTCTTTAGCTGGC
This Spinacia oleracea cultivar Varoflay chromosome 6, BTI_SOV_V1, whole genome shotgun sequence DNA region includes the following protein-coding sequences:
- the LOC130463693 gene encoding uncharacterized protein; this encodes MESRKGQSSTGSGASQNSRGTLKCECGNDSVVRTVKHGPNIGMKFHGCPLWPRTTCQFFRWILPENNQIEELQCTISEKDYVIAKLEVEQRLMAEKIKKLQVKKDSLEEENQEIKIEFRHTRIELMNTSRNEKNFSMALLCSWVFFCIIIMYLK